In Microbacterium sp. No. 7, the genomic window CCGCGGTCGCCGACGAGGGCAACGCGCGGATCACGACGTCGACGCCGTCGGCGAGGCGCGGAAGGCTGCGGGCGCAGACGTCCTTCAGACGACGTCGCACGGTGTTGCGGACCACCGCGCCTCCCACCTGCTTGCTCACGATGAAGCCGAATCGCGAGGGACGGGCCTCGCCCGTGATCA contains:
- the rnpA gene encoding ribonuclease P protein component encodes the protein MLARGNRITRGAEYKAVVRGGSRCAGAHTVTYIVITGEARPSRFGFIVSKQVGGAVVRNTVRRRLKDVCARSLPRLADGVDVVIRALPSSATADFRALQRDVDRCLMKRAAA